The DNA segment ATGACGAAGAAATTGGTAAACTTAGTGAAAGAAGCAGTGGAAAAGCCGGAAGAGGGCCTGTTTTCAATAAACTTGAAGAACAAACGCTACGAATACAAGCCGAATATAAAAAAGCCTTATTAGAGTATGAAAATGTGAAACTTAAAGAAGACTCCGTTATTAATGAAGCTGTAAACATGGCTAAGGCTGATTCAGTAATTAAAGCTGTTGATTTTGTGAGCCGATATCAGGCTATGAAAGAATCTATTTCACAAGATAAAAGTGGCAACATGGAGACAATGAATCTAGGACTCAAAATTTTGTTCATTTTCATTGAGCTAATACCGGCTTTAATGAAGTTATTTAATTCTACAGATGAATATCAAACACTTATAGAAACCAGACGAAGATTAAATTTACAAATGGCACACAGTATTACTCGTGATGGTATGGAAAAAATGGATCGGACAAACGGAAACACCAACTTGCTAGAGAAATACTGGGAGAAAATATTGAACGCTATTGAAAAATAGACATATGCTCATCTAGATAGTAAAATAAATAATAGACATGAATGTTACGAAATCCCCCGCCCCCTGAAAAACGCATACGTCTCCTTCATCATCGCCAGCATAACCATATTCATCACCTCCTTATTCTCAAAGAGCATATTTACAAACTGCTGATTGGCTTCTATGCCCCCCGCAAGCGACTCGCGGAATTTTTCGTTGAAACTGATGCCGAAATTGGCTTCCGAATTACTGAGCGCCTGTTGCTGCAGCTCTTGGTCGTGGCGCAGGTTGTTTTGGTTTTGTTCCAGAAAAAGGCTGTCGTTTTCGCTCAGGTTTATGCCGAAACGGGCATTTACGGCCTGGATAATTTCCGATAGGGCTGCGCGGCGGTCGGTGCCGGATGCTGTGCCGGTGCCGGTTTGTGCGCGAAGCTCGCCGGTGCTGCCTTTTTCGAGTTCGATAGCCCCTTCGTTTTGCTTGCGGATGCGGAAATACTGCAGCGCAATTTTATCGGCCACGCGCACGTTTTCGGCATTGCTGCGTCCGGGTAATACGCTGTGCAGGTATTGCGCAAACACGTAAAAGCGCTCAAGTGCCGGCTGATTGAATGGTATAATCTGCGCCAGAAAAGCATACAGGCTCGACCACTGCCGCAGCATTCGCTTAAATATGTTTTTCTCGTCGTCGCTCAATTGGACATAGCGGTCGGTGGCGGGCTGCAAAAAGGCATAAAGCTTCGACTGATCGCGTGTACTGCGGCCAGCGGAGAAAAACAACCCGGCAAAGGCTTCCACCTCTTCATCGCGGTAAATGCCCATGCTGTCGAGCCGTTGACGGAGATCAAACAGCAAATTCGGATCGGTGAGTTCTTCTACTGTGGTGAGCTCATAGTAAGGCTGAAACGCAGCCAGTATATCATCGCGCGTGTTGCGGAAGTCGAGCACAAACGTATTCTCTTTGCCGGGATGCGTGCGGTTGAGCCGCGAAAGTGTTTGCACGGCCTTTACACCGCTCAGCGCCTTGTCCACATACATGGTGTGCAGCAGGGGCTGATCAAAACCGGTCTGGTATTTATCGGCCACAATGAGCAGTTTGTATTTTTCACCAGCAAACTGTTCGGGCAACTGCTTTTCGCCAAATCCGTTGATTTCGGCTTCGGTAATGCCTTCGGGATAATCGTGTGTGGCTAACTTGCCGGAGAATGCCACCAGCACATCCATATCAGTAATGCCTTTTTGCCTAAGCAGGTCACCGAATGCCATAAAATACCGGTAGGCATGCTCGCGGCTTTGCGTAACCAGCATGGCCTTGGCCTTGCCGCCAATAAGGTGCTGAACCGATGAGCGGAAATGCTCAATCATGATTTCGGTTTTCTGCTGAATGTTGTGCGGATGCAGCGATACATAATTGAGTATGGCCGACTGCGCCTTGCGGGGATTCAGTTCAGGGTCTTCCTCAATTTTTTTGGCAAGCCGGTAAAATGTGCTGTAGGTCGTATAATGCGTAAGCACATCAAGAATAAACCGCTCTTCAATGGCTTGCCGCATCGAATAAAGATGAAACGGATGCGGTTTGATGCGCCCGTTTTCGTCGGTTTCGGCAGGCATGTAATCGGTGGTGCCGAATACTTCGAGCGTGCGGGCTTTGGGTGTGGCGGTAAAGGCAAATAAACTCATGTTGGTTTGTTTGCCCCGCGCCTGCATGGTGCGCAAAAGTTCGTCCTGCACATCTTCCTCCTCAGGATCGTCGTCGCCAAATACCGCCGCTTCGCCCAGCGCACGTTTCATGGTGTTGCTGGCTTTGCCGCCCTGACTGCTGTGCGCCTCATCGATAATAATGGCAAAGCGGTTTGAGCCGAGTTCACTTACTTTATCGAGTATGTGCGGAAACTTTTGCAGGGTTGTCACCACTACTTTGGCCTTTGCCATAAGTGCATCGGCCAGTTGCGCACTGTCTTTGTCGATAATCCGCAGCGTGCCTTTGGTGTGATCAAAACTTTCGATGGTTTCCTGCAACTGCTGGTCGAGCACGTTGCGGTCGGTAATCACCACCACCGTATCAAAGCATTTCTGATTGGCGGCGTTGTGCAGTGTGCTCAGGCGGTAGGCAAGCCAGGCAATTGAATTGCTTTTGCCCGATCCGGCCGAATGCTGAATGAGGTAATGCTGCCCCGCCCCATGCGTGCGCACATGAGCCGTAATGCGGCGCACGGCATCAAGCTGGTGGTAACGCGGAAAAAGTATATCGCCCGCCTGGGTGAGCTTGTTGCGGCTTGTGCTGCGTTTCTGCATCAGAAACTTGCCGGCAATATCCATAAAGCTGTGCCGCTCCAGCACTTCATTCCAAAGGTAAGCCGTGCGGTAATCGCCTTCTGCCGGCGGATTGCCCGCTCCCAGCTGGTAGCCGCGGTTAAAAGGCAGATACACGGTATCGGCGCGGTTGAGGCGCGTGGTCATAAACACCTGCTCGGCATCCACCGCAAAATGTACCAAAGTACGGTTGCCAAACCGCAGCAGCGGCTCGGCCGGGTCGCGGTCTGTCATGTACTGCTTTTGCGCCTCTGCGGTGCCCTGACCGGTAAACAGGTTTTTGAGTTCGGCGGTGGCTAAGGGAATGCCGTTGAGGCTGAACACAAGATCAATGGAATTGTGGTTGGCCTCGCTGTAATGCAGCTGCCGGGTAAGCCCGAGGTGGTTGGCCGCATACAGGGCAAGCGTTTCGGGATTGAGATTGGTTTCGGGCGCAAAATAGGCCAGCCGGAAACCTATGCCGTATTCGGAAAATCCGTTGCGCAGCACGCTGAGTATGCCCTCGCGCGCTGCTACTTCGCTTAGACGGCTCAGCAAGCGCGGACGCAACTGTGTGCCGTGTATTTTGGCCAACTTGGCTAAGGCTTTAGACTGCGTGGCTTCCAGAAATTCAAAAACCACATCGGGAAAAAGCGCCAGCTTTTTATCGTAACCGCTTTCGGGCAGGGCTTTCCAGCCGCCCTCGGTAAGCAGCCAGTGCTCAATGTTTTCTTCAAATGCTTTTTCGGTGAGCATACTCATGTGCAGGGGAATTCTATGCAGAAAATTAATGTTTTTTACCGATAAGCGGCGGGTATGCTTTTGCCAGCGCCCGCTCGTACAATGCCACATAATCTTTCATACCGGGCTCAAACGACCAGATGTGAAAAGCAACATGCAGGTTTATTTGCCTTGCCCACTCCACCAGCTGCAACCCGGCTGTACCGGTGTTGTAGTAATAACCAAGATGCGTCATGATACGCCCGCACATGTCTTTTTCAACCTTGCCCACATACAGCGTTTGTTCATATGCATACGGTTTTTTTTTCACTCCCGGTGTGGCCCGCTTTTTAGTATCGTCTTTAAGGTATGCCTTGAATGAAGAAAATACACTATCCGGTGACAAATCTCCCCTCCAGACAATGCGGTACACACACGGACGTGTTTTAACAGGCCGGGCCGCCCAACTGATGAGCTTTTTCAGTGTTTCGGGTTCATCCTTTCCCTTCTGCCAGACGGGATCGGGCAATTCGCCGCAGTTCAGTTCGAAATAATCATACAGAAAGGTGGAAACGGAATGACTGAGCTGCCGGTTGGTTTCTTCAAGGGTATGCCTGAAAAATTCGGGAAAAGAAACGGGCTGATTCATGGGCATTGAATTAGCAGTTTATACTACACAGATTTTACCGGTTACTACTTCACTGATGAGGGCAGTGCGGTATTCCTGCAGTAATTCTATTTCGCGTTCGATGCGGGTAATGGTTTGGTCTATTTGGGTGGTTTTGGTTTGGATGTAACAAATAATTTCATTTTGTTCCTTCAAAGAACAAAATGGAATGGAGAAATTGAGAAAAATTTCTAAATCAATACTATCAACTGTTGCCCCGATCTTATTACAATAACTTAATATTTCGTTACTAAGCCCTTTTAGTAGGTAAAACAAGTAATCGACTGAAATCAAATTATTTGGTAAAATTGATTTCATATCTTGATTTAACGTCACGGGAACTTCGTTAATTGCAATTGGTAATGAATGCTTCAGAATACCAGATCTTACAACAATTAACACACTCCTGGTTTCAATTAATACTGCGGAAGACTCTTTGACTGCTAGTTCTGTCAACTTGTCTTGTGAATCATAAATCTCTTTAATGACCTTCATGTCTTTGGGGGATACCCAAGGAATTGGTCCATTCCAATATTCAGAAACGTCAGTTGATGGGGTTCCTCCTCCTGTAACTTTTTCAACTAGATACTTCAACCTCTTCATCTCCCAATGCGCCGGAATTTCACCCAGCCATTCCACACCTGAGTCTTTGCGTTTGGCTTTGGGGTTTATGCCACGGGTTACCGCCTGGTTAATGAGGGCGGTGCGCTCTTCGCGCAGCAGGGTAATGAGTTTTTGTTTGTGATAAATTAAAGAATCAATTAGTTCTGATTTACAATTTAGAAACCTTATTATCTGATTTTGCTCGTCCGAATCAAATGGGCAAGCAATTCTCATTGAGTTTAAGGTTTCATTTGTGAGTTGATTTATTGTCGATGTAGAAAATAATCCGGATTGAGCCTTGAAAATTTCAGAGTTGAAAAACCAATAAACAAAGTCAGATAATTCACTTCTAAAAATAGACATGAAAGCTCCAAACGTTTGATTTTCGGAATATTTATCGATAAGTGCATTTTTACCGACGAGGTCTCTGCTACCATTACGTACACAAATTAAGATGTCACCAATTCTGGTAATATGCTTTTCACCTATTTCTTTTTTTACAAAGACATTATCACTTAAATCAATTTTCCCATTTTGAATATTAGAAGATCTTAGTACAAGTTTACCTTCTGATTCGTCACAAATATCATCTGGAGAATATACAATACCAATTATTGTATCTCCAATATACTTCAACCGTTTCACCTCCCAATGTTCGGGAATTTCCCCAATCCACTCTACACCTGAGTCTTTGTATTTTTTATACCGTTTCATAGTTCAAGTGCTTTGTGCATTAAACCTTCGGTTTCTTTTTCGAGTGCGAGAATATCGGCGCGTATTTCGGCCAGGGAGCGCAGGGGTTTGTAGGTGTAGAAGTATTTGGTGAAATTAATTTCGTAGCCTGTTTTGGTTTTCTTTTCGTCAATCCATGCATCAGGTACGTGGGGCAATACTTCGCGTTTGAAATAGGTTTCAATATCGTCGGTAAGCGGCACGTTTTCAAAATCGCGCAGGGACGCATCGGGTTTGGGTTCGCCTTTTTTATCGGTTACCACGCGGCCTTTCGCATCGCGCTCGGGGCGTTCAACGGTAATGCGGCTGTAGCCGAAAAATTCCTTGTCGAAAATCTTCACATGCTCGCCTTCTTTAAACTGTCCGTAAATGCGCACAATTTTTTCAATTTGTGTGGGGCTAATTTCATTTCGTTTGCTGCCGAGGCTTTTGCTCATTTTCGAAGAAAACGACGCGGCGTTGAGAAGTTGTATTTTGCCTTTGCGTTTTTTCTCCTTGTGGTTGCTCAAAATCCACACATACGTGCTGATGCCGGTGTTG comes from the Bacteroidota bacterium genome and includes:
- a CDS encoding type I restriction endonuclease subunit R, translated to MSMLTEKAFEENIEHWLLTEGGWKALPESGYDKKLALFPDVVFEFLEATQSKALAKLAKIHGTQLRPRLLSRLSEVAAREGILSVLRNGFSEYGIGFRLAYFAPETNLNPETLALYAANHLGLTRQLHYSEANHNSIDLVFSLNGIPLATAELKNLFTGQGTAEAQKQYMTDRDPAEPLLRFGNRTLVHFAVDAEQVFMTTRLNRADTVYLPFNRGYQLGAGNPPAEGDYRTAYLWNEVLERHSFMDIAGKFLMQKRSTSRNKLTQAGDILFPRYHQLDAVRRITAHVRTHGAGQHYLIQHSAGSGKSNSIAWLAYRLSTLHNAANQKCFDTVVVITDRNVLDQQLQETIESFDHTKGTLRIIDKDSAQLADALMAKAKVVVTTLQKFPHILDKVSELGSNRFAIIIDEAHSSQGGKASNTMKRALGEAAVFGDDDPEEEDVQDELLRTMQARGKQTNMSLFAFTATPKARTLEVFGTTDYMPAETDENGRIKPHPFHLYSMRQAIEERFILDVLTHYTTYSTFYRLAKKIEEDPELNPRKAQSAILNYVSLHPHNIQQKTEIMIEHFRSSVQHLIGGKAKAMLVTQSREHAYRYFMAFGDLLRQKGITDMDVLVAFSGKLATHDYPEGITEAEINGFGEKQLPEQFAGEKYKLLIVADKYQTGFDQPLLHTMYVDKALSGVKAVQTLSRLNRTHPGKENTFVLDFRNTRDDILAAFQPYYELTTVEELTDPNLLFDLRQRLDSMGIYRDEEVEAFAGLFFSAGRSTRDQSKLYAFLQPATDRYVQLSDDEKNIFKRMLRQWSSLYAFLAQIIPFNQPALERFYVFAQYLHSVLPGRSNAENVRVADKIALQYFRIRKQNEGAIELEKGSTGELRAQTGTGTASGTDRRAALSEIIQAVNARFGINLSENDSLFLEQNQNNLRHDQELQQQALSNSEANFGISFNEKFRESLAGGIEANQQFVNMLFENKEVMNMVMLAMMKETYAFFRGRGIS
- a CDS encoding restriction endonuclease subunit S, whose product is MKRYKKYKDSGVEWIGEIPEHWEVKRLKYIGDTIIGIVYSPDDICDESEGKLVLRSSNIQNGKIDLSDNVFVKKEIGEKHITRIGDILICVRNGSRDLVGKNALIDKYSENQTFGAFMSIFRSELSDFVYWFFNSEIFKAQSGLFSTSTINQLTNETLNSMRIACPFDSDEQNQIIRFLNCKSELIDSLIYHKQKLITLLREERTALINQAVTRGINPKAKRKDSGVEWLGEIPAHWEMKRLKYLVEKVTGGGTPSTDVSEYWNGPIPWVSPKDMKVIKEIYDSQDKLTELAVKESSAVLIETRSVLIVVRSGILKHSLPIAINEVPVTLNQDMKSILPNNLISVDYLFYLLKGLSNEILSYCNKIGATVDSIDLEIFLNFSIPFCSLKEQNEIICYIQTKTTQIDQTITRIEREIELLQEYRTALISEVVTGKICVV